A region from the Bombyx mori chromosome 15, ASM3026992v2 genome encodes:
- the LOC101743549 gene encoding cilium assembly protein DZIP1L isoform X1: MTCKTSYELYHQFPKLAEESGFAFNTHRPRVHIDWNKIKLIDVDSLIREKKFALVEQYINDILDCVLESEFDVRILDEGVLKMFRLAQLTVEYQQFCRHYLDRSVYVLRQEISSLAQELSATKKALQEKENEIKKMKKKTRYPYQAPLAYGHDNIASMILKTLTTRADLLPSTSKADIPECNKCKYCDKVFLNQLYLQSHINRRHSNLVEAPQRDDENGVLNNNVNSILTKEIIELKNKLKEMEAGIAETHKMNLLPSVMKPTETNNSESVKEHKKEEKSMKDAEVSTSNDEYILSKIEEWKTGERQKYDKELNDLKTQIMETIHLMKQYDGQNKSDEKDPKIIEQLQIKVAQQDSEILTLKKELNESRAIAQKQTIEKEKEAEEQVSFWSKRAETQSKQYEALIQKLNEVAKDAKESRALAEAERERAKQLQSLLEQSMAERCNENMKSFPMIEKTDVVQSSVTAKTEDRSKFKHSPNKINKFGDRQTLETLHRKAQELLNIGSISSSSSEVSSIEKVENTVMKSNGKQISTTTAKNKNNKIAVNNAKIKIDKKQRSNKRNNKTKKMNPSPPAVMQDDNQQGILPGSPLKVLRAKITEEVNSRLISAGVDPLSSRLPRNVFQKQKMQLLQKQEIKAKEYPDYEKIRHSVLAFLDNNTMSKEDCKQTSSYISASNSKNPLSAITSVISGVKSKALSLMKNGEMNNRAKHKETNAVTKRAMSLLRTPPGSPSKDNQTKPAALNASVAHNGLSYSRNKSLNTDQMEMNDTSSNSDYSVKNGHKYYSTNVEQCSKSIESLIKSPAHRPTTNKNKYNLVNDAQNLLQQSESNLVTEIKKSEKAQSSLYDNSSSDDIESIPVVLQKSSSEQNLHNAKQTKSVLKNATSTSSLNKKKVIFDMDAIQMKSLSASPSQSITEKNDNEKYELGLTNLEDDEWDISSIENEAPKIETKIQVNARTGPKIAELKKTIESQLARRGDIASSSVIGGVDVFGLGGTLNRAPSTGGSNTSLGSSILDESDNMPVLNNKIYSKRTDCEIYNTDILNNTTNNIKNDSF, translated from the exons atgacttGTAAAACATCTTATGAGCTCTACCATCAATTTCCGAAGTTAGCTGAAGAGTCCGGATTCGCGTTCAATACGCACAGACCAAGGGTTCATATTGACTGGAATAAAATAA aatTAATTGATGTCGATAGTCTGAtaagggaaaaaaaatttgCGCTTGTTGAACAATATATTAACGAC ATTTTAGACTGCGTGTTGGAATCTGAATTTGATGTACGCATACTCGATGAAGGCGTATTGAAGATGTTCCGGCTGGCACAACTGACAGTAGAGTATCAGCAATTCTGTCGACATTATCTCGACCGTAGTGTTTACGTCTTACGACAAGAAATAAGTTCATTGGCTCAg GAACTCAGTGCAACAAAAAAGGCTTTACaggaaaaagaaaatgaaataaaaaaaatgaagaagaaAACACGATATCCTTATCAAGCACCTCTTGCTTATGGTCATGATAATATAGCATCTATGATTCTAAAGACACTAACAACTCGAGCAGACCTACTTCCATCTACTTCTAAGGCGGATATACCGGAgtgtaataaatgtaaatactgCGATAAAGTCTTCCTAAATCAACTTTACTTACAAAGTCATATTAATAGACGTCATTCGAATTTAGTCGAAGCACCACAGCGTGATGACGAAAAtggagttttaaataataatgtaaatagcaTATTGACCAAAGAAATTATTgaactgaaaaataaattgaaagaaaTGGAGGCAGGAATAGCTGAAACACATAAAATGAATTTACTTCCTTCCGTCATGAAGCCTACTGAAACAAACAATTCAGAGAGCGTCAAGGaacataaaaaagaagaaaagtcGATGAAAGATGCTGAGGTCTCCACCAGTAACGACGAATATATTTTAAGCAAAATCGAAGAATGGAAAACTGGCGAAAGACAAAAGTATGATAAGGAGTTGAATGATTTAAAAACTCAAATAATGGAAACTATACACTTAATGAAACAATATGATGGTCAAAATAAATCAGATGAAAAAGACCCGAAAATCATTGAACAACTACAAATAAAAGTAGCTCAACAAGATAGTGAGatcttaacattaaaaaaagaattaaatgaaTCG AGAGCCATTGCACAAAAACAAACCATTGAAAAAGAGAAGGAAGCTGAAGAACAGGTTTCGTTTTGGTCAAAACGAGCAGAAACTCAGTCTAAACAATATGAAGCattaattcaaaaattaaacGAGGTAGCAAAAGACGCAAAGGAATCTCGAGCTTTAGCAGAAGCAGAAAGAGAAAGAGCTAAGCAATTACAAAGTTTACTGGAACAAAGTATGGCGGAAAGATGTAATGAAAATATGAAAAGCTTTCCTATGATTGAAAAGACAGAT GTTGTTCAGTCATCAGTTACAGCTAAAACCGAAGACCGAAGCAAATTTAAACATTCaccaaataaaatcaataaatttggAGATCGTCAAACATTGGAAACTCTTCATCGAAAAGCACAAGAGCTCTTGAATATTGGTTCAATTAGTTCCAGTTCTTCCGAAGTTTCAAGTATTGAGAAAGTGGAAAACACTGTAATGAAATCAAACGGTAAACAAATCAGCACGACGACAGCAaagaacaaaaacaacaaaattgcGGTAAATAATGCGAAAattaaaatagacaaaaaacaaagatcaaacaaaagaaataataaaaccaaGAAGATGAACCCCTCTCCACCTGCAGTCATGCAAGATGATAACCAACAGGGTATCCTACCGGGAAG TCCTTTGAAAGTACTACGGGCAAAGATTACAGAAGAAGTCAATAGCAGACTTATATCAGCTGGAGTAGATCCACTGTCGAGCAGATTACCAAGAAATGTATTCCAGAAACAAAAAATGCAATTACTTCAGAAGCAAGAAATAAAAGCAAAG gaaTATCCAGATTATGAGAAAATCAGGCATTCAGTTTTAGCTTTTTTAGACAATAATACGATGTCTAAAGAAGATTGTAAGCAAACAAGCAGCTATATTTCAGCCAGTAACTCAAAAAATCCTCTTTCCGCAATTACTTCTGTTATTTCTGGTGTAAAATCGAAGGCTTTGTCTTTGATGAAAAATGGAGAAATGAATAACAGAGCTAAACATAAAGAAACAAACGCAGTGACAAAACGTGCCATGTCTTTATTGAGAACACCTCCAGGGTCTCCGAGTAAGGATAATCAAACGAAGCCAGCTGCATTAAATGCTTCAGTTGCTCACAATGGTTTATCATACAGTCGTAATAAAAGCCTCAATACAGATCAAATGGAAATGAATGATACCAGTTCGAATTCTGATTATTCGGTAAAAAATGGTCataaatattattcaacaaaCGTTGAACAATGCTCTAAATCAATTGAAAGTTTAATAAAATCACCAGCTCATCGACCGActacgaataaaaataaatataatttggtaAACGATGCACAAAATTTGCTACAACAATCTGAAAGTAATCTAGTTACTGAGATTAAAAAAAGTGAGAAGGCTCAATCTTCACTATACGATAATAGCAGCAGTGACGATATAGAATCTATACCGGTCGTATTACAAAAATCATCGTCAGAACAGAATTTACATAAtgctaaacaaacaaaaagtgttttaaaaaaTGCAACTTCCACTTCATCTTTGAACaagaaaaaagtaattttcGACATGGACGCTATTCAAATGAAATCACTGAGTGCCTCACCATCCCAGAGCATAACTGAGAAAAATGACAATGAAAAATATGAACTAGGCTTGACTAACTTAGAAGATGACGAATGGGATATTTCTAG CATAGAAAATGAGGCCCcaaaaattgaaacaaaaattcaAGTCAACGCCCGTACAGGTCCGAAAATAGCAGAACTTAAAAAAACCATTGAGTCTCAACTAGCACGACGTGGTGATATAGCTTCTTCTAGTGTTATAGGTGGAGTAGATGTTTTTGGTTTAGGAGGAACACTGAATCGAGCGCCCAGTACCGGCGGCAGTAATACAAGCCTGGGCAGTTCAATTTTAGATGAATCCGACAATATgcctgttttaaataataagattTATTCTAAGAGGACTGactgtgaaatttataatactGATATTTTGAACAACACAaccaacaatattaaaaatgattcattttaa
- the LOC101743549 gene encoding cilium assembly protein DZIP1 isoform X2, with the protein MFRLAQLTVEYQQFCRHYLDRSVYVLRQEISSLAQELSATKKALQEKENEIKKMKKKTRYPYQAPLAYGHDNIASMILKTLTTRADLLPSTSKADIPECNKCKYCDKVFLNQLYLQSHINRRHSNLVEAPQRDDENGVLNNNVNSILTKEIIELKNKLKEMEAGIAETHKMNLLPSVMKPTETNNSESVKEHKKEEKSMKDAEVSTSNDEYILSKIEEWKTGERQKYDKELNDLKTQIMETIHLMKQYDGQNKSDEKDPKIIEQLQIKVAQQDSEILTLKKELNESRAIAQKQTIEKEKEAEEQVSFWSKRAETQSKQYEALIQKLNEVAKDAKESRALAEAERERAKQLQSLLEQSMAERCNENMKSFPMIEKTDVVQSSVTAKTEDRSKFKHSPNKINKFGDRQTLETLHRKAQELLNIGSISSSSSEVSSIEKVENTVMKSNGKQISTTTAKNKNNKIAVNNAKIKIDKKQRSNKRNNKTKKMNPSPPAVMQDDNQQGILPGSPLKVLRAKITEEVNSRLISAGVDPLSSRLPRNVFQKQKMQLLQKQEIKAKEYPDYEKIRHSVLAFLDNNTMSKEDCKQTSSYISASNSKNPLSAITSVISGVKSKALSLMKNGEMNNRAKHKETNAVTKRAMSLLRTPPGSPSKDNQTKPAALNASVAHNGLSYSRNKSLNTDQMEMNDTSSNSDYSVKNGHKYYSTNVEQCSKSIESLIKSPAHRPTTNKNKYNLVNDAQNLLQQSESNLVTEIKKSEKAQSSLYDNSSSDDIESIPVVLQKSSSEQNLHNAKQTKSVLKNATSTSSLNKKKVIFDMDAIQMKSLSASPSQSITEKNDNEKYELGLTNLEDDEWDISSIENEAPKIETKIQVNARTGPKIAELKKTIESQLARRGDIASSSVIGGVDVFGLGGTLNRAPSTGGSNTSLGSSILDESDNMPVLNNKIYSKRTDCEIYNTDILNNTTNNIKNDSF; encoded by the exons ATGTTCCGGCTGGCACAACTGACAGTAGAGTATCAGCAATTCTGTCGACATTATCTCGACCGTAGTGTTTACGTCTTACGACAAGAAATAAGTTCATTGGCTCAg GAACTCAGTGCAACAAAAAAGGCTTTACaggaaaaagaaaatgaaataaaaaaaatgaagaagaaAACACGATATCCTTATCAAGCACCTCTTGCTTATGGTCATGATAATATAGCATCTATGATTCTAAAGACACTAACAACTCGAGCAGACCTACTTCCATCTACTTCTAAGGCGGATATACCGGAgtgtaataaatgtaaatactgCGATAAAGTCTTCCTAAATCAACTTTACTTACAAAGTCATATTAATAGACGTCATTCGAATTTAGTCGAAGCACCACAGCGTGATGACGAAAAtggagttttaaataataatgtaaatagcaTATTGACCAAAGAAATTATTgaactgaaaaataaattgaaagaaaTGGAGGCAGGAATAGCTGAAACACATAAAATGAATTTACTTCCTTCCGTCATGAAGCCTACTGAAACAAACAATTCAGAGAGCGTCAAGGaacataaaaaagaagaaaagtcGATGAAAGATGCTGAGGTCTCCACCAGTAACGACGAATATATTTTAAGCAAAATCGAAGAATGGAAAACTGGCGAAAGACAAAAGTATGATAAGGAGTTGAATGATTTAAAAACTCAAATAATGGAAACTATACACTTAATGAAACAATATGATGGTCAAAATAAATCAGATGAAAAAGACCCGAAAATCATTGAACAACTACAAATAAAAGTAGCTCAACAAGATAGTGAGatcttaacattaaaaaaagaattaaatgaaTCG AGAGCCATTGCACAAAAACAAACCATTGAAAAAGAGAAGGAAGCTGAAGAACAGGTTTCGTTTTGGTCAAAACGAGCAGAAACTCAGTCTAAACAATATGAAGCattaattcaaaaattaaacGAGGTAGCAAAAGACGCAAAGGAATCTCGAGCTTTAGCAGAAGCAGAAAGAGAAAGAGCTAAGCAATTACAAAGTTTACTGGAACAAAGTATGGCGGAAAGATGTAATGAAAATATGAAAAGCTTTCCTATGATTGAAAAGACAGAT GTTGTTCAGTCATCAGTTACAGCTAAAACCGAAGACCGAAGCAAATTTAAACATTCaccaaataaaatcaataaatttggAGATCGTCAAACATTGGAAACTCTTCATCGAAAAGCACAAGAGCTCTTGAATATTGGTTCAATTAGTTCCAGTTCTTCCGAAGTTTCAAGTATTGAGAAAGTGGAAAACACTGTAATGAAATCAAACGGTAAACAAATCAGCACGACGACAGCAaagaacaaaaacaacaaaattgcGGTAAATAATGCGAAAattaaaatagacaaaaaacaaagatcaaacaaaagaaataataaaaccaaGAAGATGAACCCCTCTCCACCTGCAGTCATGCAAGATGATAACCAACAGGGTATCCTACCGGGAAG TCCTTTGAAAGTACTACGGGCAAAGATTACAGAAGAAGTCAATAGCAGACTTATATCAGCTGGAGTAGATCCACTGTCGAGCAGATTACCAAGAAATGTATTCCAGAAACAAAAAATGCAATTACTTCAGAAGCAAGAAATAAAAGCAAAG gaaTATCCAGATTATGAGAAAATCAGGCATTCAGTTTTAGCTTTTTTAGACAATAATACGATGTCTAAAGAAGATTGTAAGCAAACAAGCAGCTATATTTCAGCCAGTAACTCAAAAAATCCTCTTTCCGCAATTACTTCTGTTATTTCTGGTGTAAAATCGAAGGCTTTGTCTTTGATGAAAAATGGAGAAATGAATAACAGAGCTAAACATAAAGAAACAAACGCAGTGACAAAACGTGCCATGTCTTTATTGAGAACACCTCCAGGGTCTCCGAGTAAGGATAATCAAACGAAGCCAGCTGCATTAAATGCTTCAGTTGCTCACAATGGTTTATCATACAGTCGTAATAAAAGCCTCAATACAGATCAAATGGAAATGAATGATACCAGTTCGAATTCTGATTATTCGGTAAAAAATGGTCataaatattattcaacaaaCGTTGAACAATGCTCTAAATCAATTGAAAGTTTAATAAAATCACCAGCTCATCGACCGActacgaataaaaataaatataatttggtaAACGATGCACAAAATTTGCTACAACAATCTGAAAGTAATCTAGTTACTGAGATTAAAAAAAGTGAGAAGGCTCAATCTTCACTATACGATAATAGCAGCAGTGACGATATAGAATCTATACCGGTCGTATTACAAAAATCATCGTCAGAACAGAATTTACATAAtgctaaacaaacaaaaagtgttttaaaaaaTGCAACTTCCACTTCATCTTTGAACaagaaaaaagtaattttcGACATGGACGCTATTCAAATGAAATCACTGAGTGCCTCACCATCCCAGAGCATAACTGAGAAAAATGACAATGAAAAATATGAACTAGGCTTGACTAACTTAGAAGATGACGAATGGGATATTTCTAG CATAGAAAATGAGGCCCcaaaaattgaaacaaaaattcaAGTCAACGCCCGTACAGGTCCGAAAATAGCAGAACTTAAAAAAACCATTGAGTCTCAACTAGCACGACGTGGTGATATAGCTTCTTCTAGTGTTATAGGTGGAGTAGATGTTTTTGGTTTAGGAGGAACACTGAATCGAGCGCCCAGTACCGGCGGCAGTAATACAAGCCTGGGCAGTTCAATTTTAGATGAATCCGACAATATgcctgttttaaataataagattTATTCTAAGAGGACTGactgtgaaatttataatactGATATTTTGAACAACACAaccaacaatattaaaaatgattcattttaa
- the Cop gene encoding ceropsin isoform X1, with translation MSISMDAGPGFAALQSWSSQVAAFGNSNQTVVDRVSPEMLHLIDAYWYQFPPMNPLWHALLGFTIGVLGFISMMGNGMVIYIFMTTKNLKTPSNLLVVNLAFSDFLMMCAMSPAMVINCYNETWVFGPFACELYGCAGSLFGCASIWTMTMIAFDRYNVIVKGIAAKPMTNNGALLRILGIWAFSLAWTVAPFFGWNRYVPEGNMTACGTDYLTKDWFSRSYIVVYSVFVYFAPLLLIVYSYYYIVQAVSAHEKAMREQAKKMNVASLRSSEAANTSTECKLAKVALMTISLWFMAWTPYLVINYTGILESAPISPLATIWGSLFAKANAVYNPIVYGISHPKYQAALYKRFPVLQCHSTTTDEASSVASGTTVMEEKPTA, from the exons ATGTCGATATCTATGGACGCCGGTCCAGGCTTCGCAGCCCTACAGTCATGGAGCAGCCAAGTGGCAGCATTTGGAAACTCCAACCAAACCGTGGTGGACAGAGTTTCGCCAGAAATGTTACATTTGATCGACGCTTACTG gtaTCAATTTCCGCCCATGAATCCCTTATGGCATGCGCTATTGGGTTTTACCATTGGAGTCCTCGGTTTCATTTCAATGATGGGCAACGGTATGGTCATTTACATCTTCATGACAACAAAG AATCTGAAAACACCATCGAACTTACTCGTAGTGAACTTAGCATTTTCTGATTTCCTAATGATGTGTGCCATGTCTCCAGCTATGGTAATTAATTGTTACAATGAAACTTGGGTTTTCG GACCATTCGCGTGTGAGCTATACGGTTGCGCTGGATCGCTATTTGGGTGTGCTTCAATTTGGACGATGACAATGATCGCTTTCGACCGCTATAATGTTATTGTGAAGGGAATTGCGGCAAAACCAATGACAAACAACGGAGCTCTTCTACGAATTCTCGGAATCTGGGCCTTCTCGTTGGCATGGACAGTGGCACCTTTCTTCGGTTGGAACAG ATACGTACCTGAAGGTAATATGACTGCATGCGGTACTGACTACCTGACCAAAGATTGGTTTAGCCGAAGCTACATCGTTGTCTATTCCGTTTTTGTTTACTTTGCCCCGTTGCTTCTGATCGTCTACTCTTATTACTACATTGTACAG GCTGTGTCTGCTCACGAAAAAGCAATGAGGGAACAAGCGAAGAAAATGAACGTGGCATCTCTTAGATCGTCGGAAgctgctaacactagcactGAATGTAAGCTAGCTAAG GTGGCACTTATGACAATTTCTCTGTGGTTCATGGCCTGGACACCTTACTTAGTCATCAACTACACAGGAATATTGGAAAGCGCTCCAATCAGTCCTTTGGCTACTATCTGGGGCTCACTCTTTGCCAAAGCTAATGCTGTATATAATCCGATTGTATATGGTATCAG ccACCCTAAATACCAAGCTGCTCTGTACAAAAGATTCCCAGTGCTTCAATGCCACTCAACGACTACCGATGAGGCCAGCTCTGTAGCTTCAGGCACTACTGTCATGGAAGAGAAACCGACAGCATAA
- the LOC101743549 gene encoding cilium assembly protein DZIP1L isoform X3 gives MTCKTSYELYHQFPKLAEESGFAFNTHRPRVHIDWNKIKLIDVDSLIREKKFALVEQYINDILDCVLESEFDVRILDEGVLKMFRLAQLTVEYQQFCRHYLDRSVYVLRQEISSLAQELSATKKALQEKENEIKKMKKKTRYPYQAPLAYGHDNIASMILKTLTTRADLLPSTSKADIPECNKCKYCDKVFLNQLYLQSHINRRHSNLVEAPQRDDENGVLNNNVNSILTKEIIELKNKLKEMEAGIAETHKMNLLPSVMKPTETNNSESVKEHKKEEKSMKDAEVSTSNDEYILSKIEEWKTGERQKYDKELNDLKTQIMETIHLMKQYDGQNKSDEKDPKIIEQLQIKVAQQDSEILTLKKELNESRAIAQKQTIEKEKEAEEQVSFWSKRAETQSKQYEALIQKLNEVAKDAKESRALAEAERERAKQLQSLLEQSMAERCNENMKSFPMIEKTDVVQSSVTAKTEDRSKFKHSPNKINKFGDRQTLETLHRKAQELLNIGSISSSSSEVSSIEKVENTVMKSNGKQISTTTAKNKNNKIAVNNAKIKIDKKQRSNKRNNKTKKMNPSPPAVMQDDNQQGILPGSPLKVLRAKITEEVNSRLISAGVDPLSSRLPRNVFQKQKMQLLQKQEIKAKEYPDYEKIRHSVLAFLDNNTMSKEDCKQTSSYISASNSKNPLSAITSVISGVKSKALSLMKNGEMNNRAKHKETNAVTKRAMSLLRTPPGSPSKDNQTKPAALNASVAHNGLSYSRNKSLNTDQMEMNDTSSNSDYSVKNGHKYYSTNVEQCSKSIESLIKSPAHRPTTNKNKYNLVNDAQNLLQQSESNLVTEIKKSEKAQSSLYDNSSSDDIESIPVVLQKSSSEQNLHNAKQTKSVLKNATSTSSLNKKKVIFDMDAIQMKSLSASPSQSITEKNDNEKYELGLTNLEDDEWDISRYSQENNFLSQLIPCAKNVKYL, from the exons atgacttGTAAAACATCTTATGAGCTCTACCATCAATTTCCGAAGTTAGCTGAAGAGTCCGGATTCGCGTTCAATACGCACAGACCAAGGGTTCATATTGACTGGAATAAAATAA aatTAATTGATGTCGATAGTCTGAtaagggaaaaaaaatttgCGCTTGTTGAACAATATATTAACGAC ATTTTAGACTGCGTGTTGGAATCTGAATTTGATGTACGCATACTCGATGAAGGCGTATTGAAGATGTTCCGGCTGGCACAACTGACAGTAGAGTATCAGCAATTCTGTCGACATTATCTCGACCGTAGTGTTTACGTCTTACGACAAGAAATAAGTTCATTGGCTCAg GAACTCAGTGCAACAAAAAAGGCTTTACaggaaaaagaaaatgaaataaaaaaaatgaagaagaaAACACGATATCCTTATCAAGCACCTCTTGCTTATGGTCATGATAATATAGCATCTATGATTCTAAAGACACTAACAACTCGAGCAGACCTACTTCCATCTACTTCTAAGGCGGATATACCGGAgtgtaataaatgtaaatactgCGATAAAGTCTTCCTAAATCAACTTTACTTACAAAGTCATATTAATAGACGTCATTCGAATTTAGTCGAAGCACCACAGCGTGATGACGAAAAtggagttttaaataataatgtaaatagcaTATTGACCAAAGAAATTATTgaactgaaaaataaattgaaagaaaTGGAGGCAGGAATAGCTGAAACACATAAAATGAATTTACTTCCTTCCGTCATGAAGCCTACTGAAACAAACAATTCAGAGAGCGTCAAGGaacataaaaaagaagaaaagtcGATGAAAGATGCTGAGGTCTCCACCAGTAACGACGAATATATTTTAAGCAAAATCGAAGAATGGAAAACTGGCGAAAGACAAAAGTATGATAAGGAGTTGAATGATTTAAAAACTCAAATAATGGAAACTATACACTTAATGAAACAATATGATGGTCAAAATAAATCAGATGAAAAAGACCCGAAAATCATTGAACAACTACAAATAAAAGTAGCTCAACAAGATAGTGAGatcttaacattaaaaaaagaattaaatgaaTCG AGAGCCATTGCACAAAAACAAACCATTGAAAAAGAGAAGGAAGCTGAAGAACAGGTTTCGTTTTGGTCAAAACGAGCAGAAACTCAGTCTAAACAATATGAAGCattaattcaaaaattaaacGAGGTAGCAAAAGACGCAAAGGAATCTCGAGCTTTAGCAGAAGCAGAAAGAGAAAGAGCTAAGCAATTACAAAGTTTACTGGAACAAAGTATGGCGGAAAGATGTAATGAAAATATGAAAAGCTTTCCTATGATTGAAAAGACAGAT GTTGTTCAGTCATCAGTTACAGCTAAAACCGAAGACCGAAGCAAATTTAAACATTCaccaaataaaatcaataaatttggAGATCGTCAAACATTGGAAACTCTTCATCGAAAAGCACAAGAGCTCTTGAATATTGGTTCAATTAGTTCCAGTTCTTCCGAAGTTTCAAGTATTGAGAAAGTGGAAAACACTGTAATGAAATCAAACGGTAAACAAATCAGCACGACGACAGCAaagaacaaaaacaacaaaattgcGGTAAATAATGCGAAAattaaaatagacaaaaaacaaagatcaaacaaaagaaataataaaaccaaGAAGATGAACCCCTCTCCACCTGCAGTCATGCAAGATGATAACCAACAGGGTATCCTACCGGGAAG TCCTTTGAAAGTACTACGGGCAAAGATTACAGAAGAAGTCAATAGCAGACTTATATCAGCTGGAGTAGATCCACTGTCGAGCAGATTACCAAGAAATGTATTCCAGAAACAAAAAATGCAATTACTTCAGAAGCAAGAAATAAAAGCAAAG gaaTATCCAGATTATGAGAAAATCAGGCATTCAGTTTTAGCTTTTTTAGACAATAATACGATGTCTAAAGAAGATTGTAAGCAAACAAGCAGCTATATTTCAGCCAGTAACTCAAAAAATCCTCTTTCCGCAATTACTTCTGTTATTTCTGGTGTAAAATCGAAGGCTTTGTCTTTGATGAAAAATGGAGAAATGAATAACAGAGCTAAACATAAAGAAACAAACGCAGTGACAAAACGTGCCATGTCTTTATTGAGAACACCTCCAGGGTCTCCGAGTAAGGATAATCAAACGAAGCCAGCTGCATTAAATGCTTCAGTTGCTCACAATGGTTTATCATACAGTCGTAATAAAAGCCTCAATACAGATCAAATGGAAATGAATGATACCAGTTCGAATTCTGATTATTCGGTAAAAAATGGTCataaatattattcaacaaaCGTTGAACAATGCTCTAAATCAATTGAAAGTTTAATAAAATCACCAGCTCATCGACCGActacgaataaaaataaatataatttggtaAACGATGCACAAAATTTGCTACAACAATCTGAAAGTAATCTAGTTACTGAGATTAAAAAAAGTGAGAAGGCTCAATCTTCACTATACGATAATAGCAGCAGTGACGATATAGAATCTATACCGGTCGTATTACAAAAATCATCGTCAGAACAGAATTTACATAAtgctaaacaaacaaaaagtgttttaaaaaaTGCAACTTCCACTTCATCTTTGAACaagaaaaaagtaattttcGACATGGACGCTATTCAAATGAAATCACTGAGTGCCTCACCATCCCAGAGCATAACTGAGAAAAATGACAATGAAAAATATGAACTAGGCTTGACTAACTTAGAAGATGACGAATGGGATATTTCTAGGTATTCacaagaaaacaattttttaag CCAACTCATACCCTGTGCCAAGAATGTCAAGTACCTgtga